A single window of Rhodococcus jostii RHA1 DNA harbors:
- a CDS encoding lysophospholipid acyltransferase family protein, which translates to MNEVAKVIPLHGATAARGAAIGRSRREQSESRHPSAMPPPAVITPPEPVTETSAVDAVRNALAEQIVNTAEFVRRRLSGDYHVDDFGYDPHFAENVWLPILRPLFDKWFRVEVSGLENIPSTGGALVVANHAGVLPIDGLMTSVAVHDHHPAHRPLRMLAADLAFEMPLVGGVARKAGHTLACHPDAVRLLQDGEVAAVFPEGFKGIGKPFSERYKLQRFGRGGFVSAAMRTGAPIIPCSIVGSEEIYPKIGELGTLARLLGMPYFPVTPLFPHFGPLGLVPLPSKWYIEFGKPIVTDTYDAAAADDPMELFEVTDHVRETIQQTLYRLLAKRRNVFLG; encoded by the coding sequence GTGAACGAAGTGGCGAAGGTCATTCCGCTGCACGGTGCGACAGCCGCGCGCGGGGCCGCTATCGGACGTTCGAGGCGTGAGCAGAGCGAGAGCCGACATCCGTCCGCAATGCCTCCACCCGCCGTGATCACCCCACCCGAGCCCGTCACCGAGACTTCGGCCGTCGACGCCGTCCGCAACGCCCTGGCCGAGCAGATCGTCAACACCGCCGAGTTCGTGCGACGCCGGCTGTCGGGCGACTATCACGTCGACGACTTCGGCTACGACCCGCACTTCGCCGAGAACGTGTGGCTCCCCATCCTGCGGCCACTGTTCGACAAGTGGTTCCGCGTCGAGGTCAGCGGTCTGGAGAACATCCCGTCGACCGGTGGCGCGCTGGTGGTCGCCAACCATGCCGGTGTCCTGCCCATCGACGGTCTGATGACGTCCGTCGCCGTCCACGACCATCACCCCGCGCATCGCCCGCTGCGGATGCTGGCCGCCGACCTGGCCTTCGAGATGCCACTGGTCGGCGGGGTCGCCCGCAAGGCCGGGCACACCCTCGCGTGCCACCCGGACGCCGTGCGCCTCCTGCAGGACGGCGAGGTCGCCGCCGTGTTCCCCGAAGGTTTCAAGGGCATCGGCAAACCGTTCAGCGAACGCTACAAGCTGCAGAGGTTCGGCCGCGGCGGCTTCGTGTCCGCCGCCATGCGGACCGGTGCGCCCATCATTCCGTGCTCGATCGTCGGATCCGAGGAGATCTACCCGAAGATCGGCGAACTCGGGACGCTCGCCCGGCTGCTGGGAATGCCGTACTTCCCGGTGACCCCGCTGTTCCCGCACTTCGGACCGCTCGGCCTCGTCCCGCTGCCGTCGAAGTGGTACATCGAATTCGGCAAGCCGATCGTCACCGACACCTACGACGCGGCGGCGGCTGACGACCCGATGGAACTCTTCGAGGTCACCGACCACGTCCGGGAGACCATCCAGCAGACGCTGTACCGGCTCCTCGCGAAACGCCGGAACGTGTTCCTCGGCTGA
- the proC gene encoding pyrroline-5-carboxylate reductase — MTRIAVIGGGKIGEALISGLLQAGHAVKDLVVAEQHPARADELAAAYAVRVTTPSDAAEGADVIVIAVKPGDVEAALTEVSKVELDGEREQLLVSLAAGIPTAFYETRLPAGFPVVRVMPNTPMLVGEGVSVLAPGRHVKKEHLELVRGVLSSVGKVVVVPESQIDAVTAVSGSGPAYFFLVAEAMIDAGVGLGLTRATASELVVQTMVGSAAMLDRSGESATELRAAVTSPGGTTAAAIRRLEGNGLRTAFFDALEAAKIRSAELGTSTE; from the coding sequence ATGACGAGAATTGCGGTAATCGGAGGCGGCAAGATCGGCGAGGCCCTCATCTCGGGGCTTCTGCAGGCAGGTCACGCCGTCAAGGATCTGGTGGTGGCCGAGCAGCATCCGGCGCGCGCCGACGAGCTGGCCGCGGCGTACGCGGTGCGGGTCACCACCCCCTCCGACGCCGCGGAAGGCGCCGACGTCATCGTGATCGCCGTCAAGCCGGGCGACGTCGAGGCCGCGCTCACCGAGGTGTCCAAGGTGGAACTCGACGGCGAGCGCGAGCAGCTGCTCGTGTCGCTCGCTGCCGGTATCCCCACTGCCTTCTACGAGACGAGACTGCCCGCCGGGTTCCCGGTGGTCCGGGTCATGCCCAACACGCCCATGCTGGTCGGTGAGGGCGTCAGTGTGCTCGCCCCCGGCAGGCATGTGAAGAAGGAGCACCTCGAACTGGTGCGCGGCGTCCTGTCGTCGGTCGGCAAGGTCGTCGTCGTCCCCGAATCGCAGATCGACGCCGTCACCGCCGTCTCCGGCTCCGGTCCTGCCTATTTCTTCCTGGTCGCCGAGGCCATGATCGACGCGGGCGTCGGGCTGGGACTGACCCGGGCGACCGCTTCCGAACTGGTCGTGCAGACCATGGTCGGCTCCGCGGCGATGCTCGACAGGTCGGGGGAGAGTGCGACCGAACTCCGTGCCGCCGTGACCTCGCCCGGCGGAACCACCGCGGCCGCGATCCGCCGGCTGGAGGGAAACGGGCTCCGAACAGCCTTTTTCGACGCTCTCGAAGCCGCGAAGATTCGTTCCGCCGAACTCGGTACGTCGACCGAATGA
- the hemC gene encoding hydroxymethylbilane synthase, which produces MSAVGTRTLRIGTRGSELATTQAGTVRDALISAGHDAELVIIKTKGDQSMESVEKIGVGVFTAELREALADGRVDVAVHSYKDLPTAPDERFTIAAIPPREDPRDALVARDGLVLGELPAGSKVGTSAPRRTSQLRALGLGLDIRPLRGNLQRRLGKVESGELDAVVLARAGLARIGRLDLITESIEPVQMLPAPAQGALAVECLSANTALVAILSELDDPNSRAAVTAERALLAELEAGCTAPVGAIAEVVESLDDDGRIFDELSVRGCAAAIDGSDVIRTGAVGSPENAEELGRSVARELLELGARELMNVTEAGDADV; this is translated from the coding sequence ATGAGCGCCGTCGGCACCCGTACGCTGCGGATCGGAACCCGTGGGAGTGAGCTCGCGACCACCCAGGCCGGGACCGTGCGCGACGCACTGATCTCGGCCGGACACGACGCCGAGCTCGTCATCATCAAGACCAAGGGCGACCAGTCCATGGAATCGGTGGAGAAGATCGGCGTCGGCGTCTTCACCGCCGAACTCCGGGAAGCGCTCGCCGACGGCCGCGTCGACGTGGCCGTCCACTCCTACAAGGACCTGCCGACCGCCCCCGACGAACGGTTCACCATCGCCGCCATTCCGCCGCGCGAGGATCCCCGCGACGCGCTCGTGGCCCGCGACGGACTGGTCCTCGGTGAACTGCCCGCCGGTTCGAAGGTCGGCACGTCCGCACCGCGGCGCACGTCGCAGCTCCGGGCGCTGGGCCTCGGCCTCGACATCCGTCCGCTGCGCGGCAACCTGCAGCGGCGCCTCGGCAAGGTCGAGTCCGGCGAACTCGACGCCGTCGTCCTGGCCCGCGCGGGCCTGGCGCGGATCGGACGTCTGGACCTGATCACCGAGTCCATCGAACCGGTCCAGATGCTGCCCGCACCCGCACAGGGCGCGCTCGCCGTCGAATGCCTGTCCGCGAACACGGCACTCGTCGCGATCCTGTCGGAGCTCGACGACCCGAACAGCCGCGCCGCCGTCACCGCGGAACGCGCACTGCTCGCCGAGCTCGAGGCCGGCTGCACCGCGCCCGTCGGCGCCATCGCCGAGGTCGTCGAATCACTCGACGACGACGGCCGCATCTTCGACGAACTGTCCGTCCGGGGCTGCGCCGCAGCCATCGACGGTTCCGACGTCATACGCACGGGGGCCGTGGGCTCCCCGGAGAACGCCGAAGAACTCGGCCGCTCCGTCGCGCGTGAGCTTCTCGAGCTCGGTGCGCGGGAGCTGATGAATGTCACCGAGGCCGGTGATGCCGATGTTTGA
- a CDS encoding HAD family hydrolase, whose translation MPARSLPNGTGFGSGLAGIILPGRRQFRNPLGPSEAEVRANVAGEASADAALALQVASGEETELVEHDVPLDLTAAAFFDVDNTMVQGASIIHFARGLAARKYLKTSDLVDFAWKQIKFRVTGKESSDDVASGREKALSFVSGRSTAELARLGEEIYDEVIADKIWPGTRALAQMHLDAGQQVWLVTATPVELAQVIAKRLGLTGALGTVAESEDGMFTGRLVGDILHGLGKAHAVRALAVREGLNLKRCTAYSDSHNDVPMLSLVGTAVAINPDTDLRELAKNRGWEIRDFRTGRKAAKIGVPTALLLGAAGGALAAIVARRREQAA comes from the coding sequence GTGCCTGCGCGATCACTACCGAACGGCACGGGTTTCGGTTCAGGTCTGGCGGGGATCATCCTCCCGGGCCGACGCCAGTTCAGGAATCCGCTGGGACCCAGCGAAGCCGAGGTACGTGCCAATGTCGCAGGTGAGGCGAGTGCCGATGCGGCCCTCGCACTCCAAGTCGCGTCCGGCGAGGAAACCGAGCTGGTGGAACACGACGTTCCCCTCGACCTCACGGCGGCCGCGTTCTTCGACGTCGACAACACGATGGTCCAGGGCGCCTCGATCATCCACTTCGCCCGCGGACTCGCCGCCCGCAAGTACCTGAAGACGTCCGACCTCGTCGACTTCGCGTGGAAGCAGATCAAGTTCCGCGTCACCGGCAAGGAGAGCAGCGACGACGTCGCCTCCGGCCGGGAGAAGGCCCTCTCGTTCGTCTCCGGACGGTCGACGGCCGAGCTCGCCCGGCTCGGTGAGGAGATCTACGACGAGGTGATCGCCGACAAGATCTGGCCCGGCACCCGCGCGCTGGCGCAGATGCATCTCGACGCCGGGCAGCAGGTGTGGCTGGTCACCGCGACCCCGGTGGAGCTGGCCCAGGTCATCGCGAAGCGCCTCGGCCTCACCGGTGCCCTCGGCACGGTGGCCGAGAGCGAGGACGGGATGTTCACGGGACGTCTGGTCGGCGACATCCTGCACGGCCTCGGCAAGGCGCACGCCGTGCGCGCCCTGGCCGTCCGCGAGGGGCTCAACCTCAAGCGCTGCACCGCGTACTCGGACAGCCACAACGACGTGCCGATGCTGTCGCTGGTCGGCACGGCCGTCGCGATCAACCCCGACACCGATCTGCGCGAGCTCGCCAAGAACCGGGGCTGGGAGATCCGAGACTTCCGGACCGGACGCAAGGCCGCCAAGATCGGCGTCCCCACGGCGCTGCTCCTCGGCGCTGCCGGCGGCGCACTCGCCGCGATCGTCGCGCGCCGCCGCGAACAGGCGGCTTGA
- a CDS encoding NAD-dependent epimerase/dehydratase family protein, which produces MPRVVLVTGASRFLGGYLVTRLAQNPDIERVIAVDAVSPSKDMLRRMGRAEFVRADIRNPLIGKVIRNAEVDTVVHASTLARPPKSGSRAAMKDMNVIGAMQLFAVCQKAPTVRKVVLRSASVVYGCSAKDPAKFTEEMSARRRPAGAYARDCIEIEGYLRGMGRRRPDIAVSILRLAPLVGPRLNATVAQYLTSPVVPTILGRDARLQVLHEEDALAALERATVSGPAGTFNVAGDGVVMMSQAIRRAGRIEVPMPFGLFRNVGRALMGPVMRSYTTEQLEYFHFGCGLDTTRMRSELSFEPRWTSMQALDDFARAAGVKAIIKNEWVDAAENALLALTGTAKGER; this is translated from the coding sequence GTGCCGCGCGTCGTGCTGGTCACTGGGGCAAGCAGGTTTCTGGGTGGGTACCTGGTCACCCGGCTCGCTCAGAATCCGGACATCGAGCGGGTCATCGCGGTGGACGCGGTCTCGCCGAGCAAGGACATGTTGCGCCGCATGGGCCGCGCCGAGTTCGTGCGCGCCGACATCCGGAATCCTTTGATCGGCAAGGTCATTCGCAATGCCGAGGTCGATACCGTCGTGCACGCCTCGACGCTGGCGCGCCCGCCGAAATCGGGCAGTCGCGCGGCCATGAAGGACATGAACGTCATCGGTGCGATGCAGTTGTTCGCCGTCTGCCAGAAGGCGCCGACCGTCCGGAAGGTAGTGCTGCGCTCGGCCTCCGTGGTGTACGGCTGCAGCGCCAAGGACCCCGCCAAGTTCACCGAGGAGATGAGCGCCCGGCGGCGTCCCGCGGGCGCCTACGCACGGGACTGCATCGAGATCGAGGGTTATCTGCGGGGAATGGGGCGCAGGCGCCCCGACATCGCCGTGTCGATTCTCCGCCTCGCACCGCTGGTCGGGCCCCGCCTCAACGCGACCGTCGCGCAGTACCTCACCTCACCGGTGGTGCCGACCATCCTCGGACGCGACGCACGCCTGCAGGTGCTACACGAGGAAGACGCGCTCGCCGCACTGGAACGGGCCACGGTGTCGGGCCCGGCGGGCACCTTCAACGTCGCCGGCGACGGCGTGGTCATGATGTCCCAGGCCATCCGCCGCGCCGGGCGGATCGAGGTCCCGATGCCGTTCGGGTTGTTCCGCAACGTCGGACGTGCGCTGATGGGTCCGGTGATGCGGTCGTACACCACCGAGCAACTCGAGTACTTCCACTTCGGTTGCGGACTCGACACCACCCGCATGCGAAGCGAACTATCCTTCGAGCCACGGTGGACCTCGATGCAGGCGCTCGACGACTTCGCTCGCGCGGCAGGCGTCAAGGCGATCATCAAGAACGAATGGGTCGACGCAGCAGAAAACGCACTACTCGCTCTTACCGGCACGGCGAAAGGGGAGAGGTGA
- a CDS encoding redox-sensing transcriptional repressor Rex: protein MPVGRGANDVTETHQTHGSVAPGVTGAVGQSMVGSPAPSVAGAAPLPESRDIPQATVTRLATYLRVLGVLTERGTIIVSSEELAAASGVGSAKLRKDLSFLGPNGVRGVGYDVTRLRARIERALGLDRGHKVVLVGVGNLGQALAGYGGFGRRGFSMVGLFDSDPARVGAPVGDLTVRHVDELEQACAELEATIGVISTPDEAAQEVADRLVRAGLRCILSFSPTSLDVPDHVEMRRVDLAVEMQVLSFNSARNTESVPTAPRVRIGHSAVPSTAPRNGSVIAP from the coding sequence ATGCCGGTCGGACGAGGAGCCAACGACGTGACCGAAACGCACCAGACGCATGGGTCTGTGGCCCCTGGCGTCACGGGGGCGGTCGGGCAGTCGATGGTCGGTTCTCCGGCCCCCTCGGTCGCCGGCGCGGCTCCGCTCCCCGAATCGCGGGACATCCCCCAGGCTACGGTGACGCGCCTCGCGACGTACCTGCGGGTCCTCGGAGTGCTGACGGAACGAGGCACGATCATCGTCTCGAGCGAGGAACTCGCCGCCGCTTCCGGTGTCGGCTCCGCGAAGCTCCGCAAGGACCTTTCCTTTCTGGGGCCGAACGGTGTGCGCGGCGTCGGCTACGACGTGACGCGCCTGCGGGCCCGCATCGAACGCGCACTCGGCCTGGACCGCGGACACAAGGTGGTGCTCGTCGGCGTCGGAAACCTCGGCCAGGCGCTCGCCGGCTACGGCGGCTTCGGCCGTCGCGGGTTCTCCATGGTCGGTCTGTTCGACAGCGACCCGGCGCGGGTCGGTGCGCCGGTGGGCGACCTCACCGTGCGGCACGTCGACGAACTCGAGCAGGCCTGCGCCGAACTCGAGGCCACCATCGGCGTCATCTCGACGCCCGACGAGGCGGCGCAGGAAGTCGCCGACCGCCTGGTGCGCGCCGGACTGCGGTGCATCCTCAGCTTCTCGCCGACTTCGCTCGACGTCCCCGATCACGTCGAGATGCGCCGCGTCGACCTCGCGGTCGAAATGCAGGTCCTCTCGTTCAACAGCGCACGCAATACGGAGTCGGTCCCCACCGCTCCCCGCGTCCGCATCGGACATTCGGCTGTCCCGTCCACCGCACCAAGAAACGGATCAGTGATCGCGCCGTGA
- a CDS encoding helix-turn-helix domain-containing protein produces the protein MTSAKKPSRGSAPDGQPALAGTQFLTVAEVATLMRVSKMTVYRLVHSGELPAVRVGRSFRVHAKAVHDYLETSYFDAG, from the coding sequence ATGACGTCTGCAAAAAAGCCGTCCAGGGGCTCGGCCCCGGACGGACAACCGGCCCTGGCCGGAACGCAATTTCTCACCGTCGCCGAGGTAGCGACGCTGATGAGAGTGTCCAAGATGACTGTGTATCGGTTGGTGCACAGCGGCGAACTGCCCGCCGTCCGTGTGGGCCGCTCGTTCAGAGTGCATGCGAAAGCAGTGCACGACTACCTCGAAACCTCGTACTTCGACGCCGGTTGA
- the hemB gene encoding porphobilinogen synthase has translation MFPTHRPRRLRRTPALRRLVAETSLEPRHLVLPMFVADGIDEPREISSMPGVFQHTPDSLRRAATEAVEAGLGGLMLFGVPRPDDKDAEGSGASDPDGILNRGLRWLADEVGDATVIMADTCLDEFTDHGHCGVLDESGAVDNDLTLQRYVEMAVAQAEAGAHLLGPSGMMDGQVAAIRKALDDADYTDVGQLAYSAKYASAFYGPFREAVGSSLQGDRRTYQQDSANRRESLREVDLDIDEGADMVMVKPAMSYLDVLRETADRSPVPVAAYQISGEYSMITAAAQNGWIDRDAAILESLTSIRRAGADVVLTYWATEAAGWL, from the coding sequence TTGTTCCCGACCCACCGGCCGCGACGGCTCCGCCGGACACCGGCCCTGCGTCGTCTCGTCGCCGAGACTTCGCTCGAGCCACGGCATCTCGTGTTGCCGATGTTCGTGGCGGACGGTATCGACGAGCCTCGTGAGATCTCGTCGATGCCCGGCGTCTTCCAGCACACGCCCGACTCGCTGCGTCGGGCGGCGACGGAAGCGGTCGAGGCGGGACTCGGTGGACTCATGCTCTTCGGGGTGCCCCGTCCCGACGACAAGGACGCCGAGGGGTCCGGCGCGTCAGACCCGGACGGTATCCTGAACCGCGGATTGCGCTGGCTCGCAGACGAAGTCGGCGATGCGACGGTGATCATGGCGGACACCTGCCTGGACGAGTTCACCGACCATGGTCACTGCGGCGTTCTCGACGAGAGCGGTGCTGTCGACAACGACCTCACGCTGCAGCGGTACGTCGAGATGGCGGTCGCGCAGGCCGAGGCCGGTGCGCATCTGCTCGGTCCGAGCGGAATGATGGACGGCCAGGTCGCCGCCATCCGCAAGGCCCTCGACGACGCGGACTACACCGACGTCGGGCAGCTCGCGTACTCGGCGAAGTACGCGTCGGCGTTCTACGGCCCGTTCCGGGAAGCCGTCGGTTCGTCGTTGCAGGGTGATCGCCGTACCTATCAACAGGATTCGGCCAATCGCCGGGAATCGCTGCGGGAGGTGGACCTCGACATCGACGAGGGCGCCGACATGGTGATGGTGAAGCCGGCGATGTCCTACCTGGACGTCCTGCGTGAGACGGCGGACCGCTCTCCCGTCCCCGTTGCGGCGTATCAGATCTCGGGCGAGTACTCGATGATCACGGCCGCCGCGCAGAACGGCTGGATCGACCGGGACGCCGCGATCCTCGAATCGCTGACCAGTATCCGCCGCGCAGGCGCGGACGTCGTGCTGACGTACTGGGCGACCGAAGCGGCCGGCTGGTTGTGA
- a CDS encoding glutamyl-tRNA reductase, translating to MSVLLVGVSHRTAPVPVLERVAVTDTDRPKLTDKLLASSHISEAMIVSTCNRVEIYAVVDAFHGALAEVGELLADHSGLDLTDLHRHAYVRYSEAAAEHLFAVASGLDSMVIGEQQILGQIRTAYASSDAQQAAGRTLHELAQQALRVGKRVHSETGIDSAGASVVSVALDRAAGIVGDGGLTGRTAVVVGAGSMGGLSVAHLTRAGIGRIVVVNRTKERAEHLADTARANGVEAEALELSELPAAMAQADVLVTCTGAVGAVVTLADTHRALAQPGRDAERPLVICDLGLPRDVEPAVSGLPGVTVLDMESLQRDPAAGAAASDADAARTIVAAELANYLAGQRLAEVTPTVTALRQRAADVVEAELMRLDSRLPGLDDPERDEVARTVRRVVDKLLHAPTVRVKQLASAPGGDSYAAALRELFELSPGSVEAVAKPTDLGGATDLSAIDITDGFIAGQDPRLRRFVTDDNHGKESQA from the coding sequence GTGAGTGTTCTGCTTGTCGGGGTCTCGCACAGGACGGCCCCGGTGCCGGTTCTCGAGCGGGTGGCTGTCACCGACACCGATCGCCCGAAGTTGACGGACAAGCTTCTGGCGTCGTCGCACATCTCGGAGGCGATGATCGTCTCCACCTGCAACCGGGTGGAGATCTACGCCGTCGTCGATGCGTTCCACGGTGCGCTGGCCGAGGTCGGCGAATTGCTCGCCGACCATTCCGGACTGGATCTCACCGATCTGCACCGGCACGCGTACGTGCGCTATAGCGAGGCTGCGGCGGAGCACCTGTTCGCCGTGGCCAGCGGCCTCGACTCGATGGTGATCGGCGAGCAGCAGATCCTGGGGCAGATCAGGACCGCCTACGCGTCGTCCGACGCGCAGCAGGCCGCGGGCCGCACGCTGCACGAACTCGCCCAGCAGGCGCTGCGCGTCGGCAAGCGGGTGCATTCGGAGACCGGCATCGATTCGGCGGGCGCCTCCGTCGTGTCCGTGGCCCTCGACCGGGCCGCCGGCATCGTCGGCGACGGCGGACTGACCGGACGCACCGCCGTCGTGGTCGGTGCCGGATCCATGGGCGGCCTGTCGGTCGCACACCTCACCCGTGCCGGGATCGGCCGCATAGTCGTCGTGAACCGCACCAAGGAGCGCGCGGAACACCTCGCCGACACGGCCCGGGCCAACGGCGTCGAGGCGGAAGCCCTCGAACTGAGCGAACTCCCGGCCGCGATGGCCCAGGCGGATGTCCTCGTGACCTGTACCGGCGCGGTCGGCGCCGTCGTCACGCTCGCGGACACCCACCGCGCGCTGGCACAGCCCGGCCGCGACGCCGAACGCCCCCTCGTCATCTGCGACCTCGGTCTGCCCCGCGACGTCGAGCCCGCAGTGTCGGGTCTGCCCGGGGTCACCGTCCTCGACATGGAATCGCTGCAGCGCGATCCCGCCGCAGGCGCCGCCGCATCCGACGCCGACGCCGCCCGGACGATCGTCGCCGCCGAACTCGCCAACTACCTCGCCGGCCAGCGGCTGGCGGAGGTCACGCCGACCGTCACCGCCCTGCGCCAGCGCGCTGCGGACGTGGTCGAGGCGGAGTTGATGCGACTGGATTCGCGTCTGCCCGGACTCGACGACCCCGAGCGCGACGAGGTCGCACGCACCGTGCGGCGAGTGGTCGACAAGCTCCTCCACGCGCCCACCGTCCGGGTGAAGCAGCTCGCCTCCGCACCCGGTGGCGACTCCTACGCCGCCGCCCTGCGCGAGCTGTTCGAACTCAGCCCCGGATCCGTCGAGGCCGTCGCCAAGCCCACCGACCTCGGCGGCGCCACCGACCTGAGCGCCATCGACATCACGGACGGTTTCATCGCCGGCCAGGACCCGCGCCTGCGCCGCTTCGTCACAGACGACAACCATGGGAAGGAATCGCAGGCATGA
- a CDS encoding uroporphyrinogen-III synthase: MSRVRKNTPGRILFVGSGPGDPALLTVHARDVLAAATLAFTDPDVDKGVTVLVGTDLGVDAETGEPLAEVRPALGEPAEVAKTLVHEARNGHDVVRLVSGDPLTTDSVIAEVTAVARTQVQFEVLPGLPSASAVPSYAGMALGSGHTEADVRGEVDWAALAAAPGPLVLHATSGHLAETASALVEHGLAPQTPAAITVRGTTRQQRTVEATLATLNEAGSELVGSLVVTVGKVVAQRNKMSWWESRALYGWKVLVPRTKDQAGEMSDRLVTHGAIPIEVPTIAVEPPRSPAQMERSVKGLVDGRYQWVVFTSTNAVRAVWEKFEEFGLDARAFSGVKIACIGEATAAKVRSFGINPELVPSGEQSSEGLLAEFAPYDDVFDPVNRVLLPRADIATETLAEGLRERGWEIDDVTAYRTVRAAPPPAETREMIKTGGFDAVCFTSSSTVRNLVGIAGKPHARTLVACIGPKTAETAIEFGLRVDVQPETAQVGPLVEALAEHAARLRAEGALPPPRKKSRARR, encoded by the coding sequence ATGAGCCGAGTCCGTAAGAACACCCCCGGACGAATCCTGTTCGTGGGATCCGGACCGGGCGATCCGGCACTGCTCACCGTGCACGCACGGGACGTCCTTGCCGCAGCAACCCTCGCCTTCACCGACCCCGACGTCGACAAGGGCGTCACGGTCCTGGTGGGCACCGACCTGGGCGTCGACGCCGAGACCGGTGAGCCGCTCGCCGAGGTCCGTCCCGCGCTGGGTGAGCCGGCGGAGGTAGCGAAGACCCTCGTCCACGAGGCGAGGAACGGCCACGACGTCGTGCGTCTGGTGTCCGGCGACCCGCTGACCACCGACTCCGTGATCGCCGAGGTCACCGCCGTCGCCCGTACCCAGGTGCAGTTCGAGGTCCTGCCGGGCCTGCCGTCCGCGTCCGCCGTCCCCTCCTACGCCGGTATGGCACTGGGATCGGGGCACACCGAGGCCGACGTCCGCGGCGAGGTCGACTGGGCCGCCCTGGCCGCCGCACCCGGACCGCTGGTCCTGCACGCCACGTCGGGTCACCTCGCCGAGACGGCGAGCGCCCTCGTCGAGCACGGCCTGGCTCCGCAGACCCCGGCCGCCATCACGGTCCGCGGCACCACCCGGCAGCAGCGCACCGTCGAGGCCACGCTCGCGACCCTGAACGAGGCCGGTTCCGAACTGGTCGGTTCGCTGGTCGTGACGGTCGGCAAGGTCGTCGCCCAGCGCAACAAGATGTCCTGGTGGGAGTCGCGCGCACTGTACGGCTGGAAGGTCCTGGTGCCGCGCACCAAGGATCAGGCAGGCGAGATGAGCGACCGCCTCGTCACGCACGGCGCCATCCCGATCGAGGTGCCCACCATCGCCGTCGAGCCGCCCCGCAGCCCGGCGCAGATGGAACGGTCCGTCAAGGGCCTCGTCGACGGCCGCTACCAGTGGGTGGTCTTCACCTCCACCAACGCGGTGCGTGCGGTGTGGGAGAAGTTCGAGGAATTCGGGCTCGACGCCCGCGCGTTCTCCGGCGTCAAGATCGCCTGCATCGGCGAGGCCACGGCCGCCAAGGTCCGCTCGTTCGGAATCAACCCCGAACTCGTGCCCTCCGGTGAGCAGTCGAGCGAAGGCCTGCTGGCCGAGTTCGCCCCCTACGACGACGTGTTCGACCCGGTCAACCGCGTTCTGCTGCCCCGCGCCGACATCGCCACCGAGACGCTGGCCGAGGGCCTGCGCGAACGTGGCTGGGAAATCGACGACGTCACCGCATACCGCACCGTCCGGGCCGCGCCGCCGCCGGCCGAGACCCGCGAGATGATCAAGACCGGTGGGTTCGACGCCGTCTGCTTCACCTCGTCCTCGACCGTCCGCAACCTCGTCGGCATCGCCGGAAAGCCGCACGCGCGCACCCTCGTCGCCTGCATCGGTCCGAAGACCGCCGAGACGGCCATCGAGTTCGGCCTGCGCGTGGACGTGCAGCCGGAGACCGCTCAGGTCGGCCCGCTGGTGGAGGCTCTCGCCGAGCACGCCGCGCGCCTGCGTGCCGAGGGCGCACTGCCCCCGCCGCGCAAGAAGTCCCGCGCTCGGCGATAG
- a CDS encoding glutaredoxin family protein, with translation MSTGGHEVTLLTRAGCGACAPARELLLVLCEEFGLELTCIDVDEVAATDPELRAEFGDRLPVVLLDGREHSYWEVDEERLRSDLRK, from the coding sequence ATGAGCACGGGCGGACACGAGGTGACGCTTCTCACGAGGGCGGGGTGCGGTGCGTGCGCGCCGGCCCGCGAGCTGCTGCTGGTTCTGTGCGAGGAGTTCGGGCTGGAACTGACGTGCATAGACGTCGACGAGGTGGCGGCAACGGACCCCGAATTGCGGGCCGAATTCGGCGACCGATTGCCGGTGGTATTGCTCGACGGACGTGAGCACAGTTACTGGGAGGTCGACGAAGAGCGCCTTCGCTCGGATTTACGCAAGTAA
- a CDS encoding 30S ribosomal protein bS22, with amino-acid sequence MGSVIKKRRKRMSKKKHRKLLRRTRVQRRKLGK; translated from the coding sequence ATGGGTTCAGTGATCAAGAAGCGACGCAAGCGCATGTCGAAGAAGAAGCACCGCAAGCTGCTTCGCCGCACCCGAGTGCAGCGCAGGAAACTCGGTAAGTAA